In one Fodinicola acaciae genomic region, the following are encoded:
- the carA gene encoding glutamine-hydrolyzing carbamoyl-phosphate synthase small subunit, whose translation MSAVLVLEDGRVFRGEPYGAVGETFGEAVFATGMTGYQETLTDPSYRGQIVCMTAPHIGNTGVNDEDDESERIWVNGYVVRDPARRPSNWRSKRGLDEQLASQGIVGIAGVDTRALTRHLRERGAMRCGISNVDGADADELLAKVRQSPSMVGADYVADVTTRRPYVVRADGEPRFTVAAIDLGIKRNTPRSFARRGITTHVLPAYVTTQELVTLAPDGVFLSNGPGDPATTDAVVQLTKGVLDAGIPLFGICFGNQVLGRALGFGTYKLTFGHRGINQPVQDRATGKVEVTAHNHGFAVDAPLDRVSDTPYGRVEVSHVGLNDDVVEGLVCRDVPAFSVQYHPEAAAGPHDASYLFDRFVALMEERNA comes from the coding sequence ATGAGCGCCGTACTCGTGCTGGAGGACGGCCGGGTCTTCCGCGGCGAGCCGTACGGCGCGGTCGGGGAGACCTTTGGTGAGGCCGTTTTCGCCACCGGCATGACCGGCTATCAGGAAACGCTCACCGATCCGTCCTATCGCGGCCAGATCGTCTGCATGACCGCGCCGCACATCGGCAACACCGGCGTCAACGACGAGGACGACGAGTCCGAGCGGATCTGGGTCAACGGTTACGTCGTACGCGACCCGGCGCGCCGGCCGTCCAACTGGCGGTCCAAGCGCGGTCTCGACGAGCAACTGGCCAGCCAGGGAATCGTTGGCATCGCGGGGGTGGACACGCGTGCGTTGACGCGGCATCTGCGTGAGCGTGGCGCGATGCGGTGCGGCATCTCCAATGTGGACGGCGCGGACGCCGACGAGTTGCTGGCCAAGGTCAGGCAAAGTCCGTCGATGGTCGGCGCCGACTACGTCGCCGATGTGACGACCAGGCGGCCCTATGTCGTACGCGCTGACGGCGAGCCGCGGTTCACCGTCGCGGCGATCGACCTTGGTATCAAACGAAACACGCCGCGCAGTTTCGCGCGGCGGGGGATCACGACGCACGTCCTGCCGGCGTACGTGACGACGCAGGAGCTGGTCACCCTGGCACCGGACGGCGTCTTTCTGTCCAACGGTCCCGGCGATCCCGCGACGACCGACGCGGTTGTCCAGCTGACCAAGGGCGTGCTGGACGCCGGCATCCCGCTTTTCGGGATCTGCTTCGGAAACCAGGTGCTCGGCCGGGCGCTGGGGTTTGGCACCTACAAGCTGACCTTCGGCCATCGCGGCATCAACCAGCCCGTGCAGGACCGCGCCACCGGGAAGGTGGAGGTCACCGCGCACAACCACGGTTTCGCCGTGGACGCCCCGCTGGACCGGGTCAGCGACACGCCGTACGGCCGCGTCGAGGTCAGCCATGTCGGCCTGAACGACGACGTGGTGGAGGGCCTGGTGTGCCGGGACGTGCCGGCGTTCAGCGTGCAATATCACCCCGAGGCGGCCGCCGGTCCGCACGACGCGAGCTATCTCTTCGACCGTTTCGTCGCGCTGATGGAGGAACGCAATGCCTAG
- a CDS encoding aspartate carbamoyltransferase catalytic subunit, whose protein sequence is MIDHLLSASDLDRETATLVLDTAGEMAAVSGREVKKLPTLRGRTVVNLFYEDSTRTRISFEAAAKRLSADVINFAAKGSSVSKGESLKDTALTLQAMGADAVVIRHSASGAAHRLSGWIDGSVVNAGDGTHEHPTQALLDAYTMRSRLGRLEGLRVALVGDVLHSRVARSNVWLLNTLGAEVTLVAPPTLLPVGVENWPVQVSYDLDAVLPKLDVVMMLRVQRERMSASFFPSVREYSRRYGLDVVRMGLLPEHAIVMHPGPMIRGMEISPEVADSARSTIVEQVANGVSVRMAVLYLMLGGIA, encoded by the coding sequence TTGATCGACCATCTGCTCTCCGCCTCCGACCTGGACCGGGAGACCGCGACGCTGGTGCTGGACACCGCCGGCGAGATGGCCGCGGTTTCCGGTCGGGAGGTGAAAAAACTGCCGACATTGCGCGGCCGTACGGTGGTCAATCTGTTCTACGAGGACTCGACGCGCACCCGGATTTCCTTCGAGGCGGCGGCCAAACGGCTGTCCGCCGACGTGATCAACTTCGCCGCCAAGGGATCCAGCGTCTCCAAGGGCGAAAGCCTCAAGGACACCGCGCTGACGCTGCAGGCGATGGGGGCCGACGCGGTCGTCATCCGGCACTCGGCCTCCGGCGCCGCGCACCGGCTTTCCGGCTGGATCGACGGATCCGTGGTGAACGCCGGCGACGGCACGCACGAGCATCCGACGCAGGCGCTGCTGGACGCCTACACGATGCGGTCGCGGCTCGGCCGGTTGGAGGGCCTGCGGGTCGCGCTGGTCGGCGACGTGTTGCACTCGCGCGTCGCGCGTTCCAACGTGTGGCTGCTGAACACGCTCGGCGCCGAGGTCACGCTGGTGGCTCCACCGACGCTTTTGCCGGTCGGCGTGGAAAACTGGCCGGTCCAGGTGTCCTACGACCTGGACGCGGTGCTGCCGAAGCTGGACGTGGTGATGATGTTGCGGGTCCAGCGTGAGCGGATGAGCGCGTCGTTTTTCCCGTCCGTACGCGAGTATTCGCGACGATACGGCCTGGACGTGGTGCGGATGGGGCTGCTGCCGGAGCACGCGATCGTGATGCATCCGGGTCCGATGATCCGCGGCATGGAGATCAGTCCGGAGGTGGCCGACTCCGCTCGGTCCACGATCGTCGAGCAGGTCGCCAACGGCGTGAGCGTACGAATGGCGGTTCTTTACCTTATGTTGGGCGGGATAGCGTGA
- a CDS encoding dihydroorotase — MTSSWIVSGTQVGDLFVRDGVFVDSEPADAQRIDATGLIALPGLVDLHTHLREPGREDAETVETGSRAAALGGYTAVCAMANTDPVADTAGVVEQVWRLGKDAGLVDVQPIGAVTVGLAGERLAELGAMATSAADVRVFSDDGHCVHDPVLMRRALEYVKAFDGVIAQHAEEPRLTAGAQMNEGDTSARLGLAGWPAVAEEAIIARDVLLAGHVNSRLHICHVSTAGSVELIRWAKSKGWRVTAEVTPHHLLLTDELVGSYDPVFKVNPPLRTEADVLALREGLRDGTIDIVATDHAPHTVEDKECEWAYARPGMVGLETALSIVVEAMAGTDDIWGRVTDWMSVTPARIAGLSQQGQGLRPGAPANLTLFDPSLTWTPGPSELMSRSHNTPYAGRELSGRVVATFLRGEPTVLDGKAQK; from the coding sequence GTGACCTCCTCCTGGATCGTCTCCGGCACTCAGGTCGGGGATCTTTTCGTACGCGACGGCGTTTTCGTCGACTCCGAGCCGGCCGACGCGCAGCGCATCGACGCCACCGGCCTGATCGCGTTGCCGGGTTTGGTCGACCTGCACACGCATCTGCGTGAGCCTGGCCGCGAGGACGCGGAGACGGTCGAGACCGGCAGCCGTGCCGCGGCGCTCGGCGGCTACACGGCCGTGTGCGCGATGGCGAACACCGATCCGGTGGCCGACACCGCCGGCGTGGTCGAGCAGGTGTGGCGCCTGGGCAAGGACGCCGGTTTGGTCGACGTGCAACCGATCGGCGCGGTCACCGTCGGACTGGCCGGCGAGCGGTTGGCCGAGCTCGGCGCGATGGCCACGTCGGCGGCGGACGTACGTGTGTTTTCCGATGACGGCCACTGCGTGCACGATCCGGTGCTGATGCGCCGGGCCTTGGAGTATGTGAAGGCTTTCGACGGCGTGATCGCGCAGCACGCGGAGGAGCCGCGGCTGACCGCCGGCGCGCAGATGAACGAAGGCGACACCTCGGCTCGGCTCGGTCTGGCCGGCTGGCCCGCCGTCGCCGAGGAAGCGATCATCGCTCGCGATGTTTTGCTGGCCGGTCACGTGAATTCGCGGCTGCACATCTGCCACGTGTCGACCGCCGGCAGCGTCGAGCTGATCCGCTGGGCCAAATCCAAGGGATGGCGGGTGACCGCCGAGGTCACACCGCACCACCTGCTGCTGACCGACGAGCTGGTCGGCAGCTATGACCCGGTCTTCAAGGTGAATCCGCCATTGCGTACGGAAGCCGACGTGTTGGCGCTGCGAGAGGGACTGCGCGACGGCACGATCGACATCGTCGCCACCGACCACGCTCCACACACCGTGGAGGACAAGGAATGCGAGTGGGCCTACGCGCGTCCCGGCATGGTGGGGCTGGAAACCGCACTGTCCATTGTGGTCGAGGCGATGGCCGGCACCGACGACATCTGGGGCCGCGTCACCGACTGGATGTCGGTCACTCCGGCGCGCATCGCCGGCCTTTCCCAGCAGGGGCAGGGATTGCGGCCCGGCGCGCCGGCCAACCTGACGCTTTTCGACCCGTCGCTGACCTGGACACCGGGGCCTTCTGAGCTGATGAGCAGATCGCACAACACGCCGTACGCCGGACGCGAGCTGTCCGGCCGGGTCGTCGCGACCTTCCTGCGCGGTGAGCCGACCGTGCTCGACGGAAAGGCACAGAAATGA
- a CDS encoding quinone-dependent dihydroorotate dehydrogenase, producing MTLYERTLRTALFRLGGDPETVHVRTLRALSRISRRPAALAPLRKRYFLSDPVLVAGVRFANRVGLAAGLDKDGIALDAWPALGFGSVEVGTVTAKPQPGNDKPRLFRLPASGAIINRMGFNNAGATVLASRLGVRGRLPVPLGISIGKSKVTPLADATEDYLVSLRQLQKYADYVAINVSSPNTPGLRRLAGKTELTELVSALVAESSAPLFVKVAPDLTDGAIADLLDVCVEHGVAGIIATNTTITRNGLAAVDVSRGEEGGGLSGRPLTVRAREVVRFVHTETAGKLPVIGVGGIMTPGDALRMFDAGAAVVQLYTGFVYGGPTLVRAINKSALGG from the coding sequence GTGACACTTTACGAACGTACGCTGCGGACCGCGCTGTTCCGGCTCGGTGGAGACCCGGAGACGGTGCACGTCCGCACTTTGCGAGCGCTGTCGCGGATCTCTCGCCGGCCGGCAGCGCTCGCGCCGCTGCGGAAACGCTATTTCCTCAGCGATCCGGTGCTGGTCGCCGGCGTACGCTTCGCCAACCGGGTGGGCCTCGCGGCGGGCCTGGACAAGGACGGCATCGCGCTGGACGCCTGGCCGGCGCTCGGCTTCGGCTCGGTCGAGGTTGGTACGGTCACCGCGAAACCGCAGCCGGGCAACGACAAACCGCGGCTGTTCCGGCTGCCGGCCAGCGGCGCGATCATCAACCGGATGGGGTTCAACAACGCCGGCGCCACGGTTTTGGCCTCCCGTCTGGGCGTACGCGGCCGGCTGCCGGTGCCGCTGGGCATCAGCATCGGCAAGTCCAAGGTCACGCCGCTCGCTGACGCCACCGAGGACTATCTGGTTTCGTTGCGGCAGCTGCAAAAATACGCCGACTATGTGGCGATCAACGTCAGCTCGCCGAACACGCCGGGTTTGCGCCGGCTGGCTGGCAAAACCGAGCTGACCGAGCTGGTTTCCGCGCTGGTGGCCGAATCCAGCGCGCCGCTGTTCGTGAAGGTCGCGCCGGACCTGACCGACGGCGCCATCGCCGACCTGCTGGATGTCTGCGTGGAGCACGGTGTCGCCGGGATCATCGCCACCAACACGACGATCACCCGCAACGGCCTCGCCGCCGTCGACGTGTCCCGCGGCGAGGAAGGCGGCGGCCTCAGCGGCCGGCCGCTGACCGTACGCGCCCGCGAGGTGGTTCGCTTCGTCCACACCGAAACAGCCGGAAAACTGCCGGTGATCGGCGTCGGCGGCATCATGACACCTGGCGACGCGCTGCGGATGTTCGACGCCGGCGCGGCGGTGGTGCAGCTCTACACCGGCTTCGTCTACGGCGGCCCGACCCTGGTACGCGCCATCAACAAGTCCGCTCTCGGCGGCTGA
- a CDS encoding NAD(P)H-dependent flavin oxidoreductase, giving the protein MALRTVFTETFGIRHPIALAPMGGSAGGALAAAVSNGGGLGLIGGGRGDREWLDREVALATAATDRPWGIGFLTWAVDAEVIAWALEKRPSALMLSFGDPMPFASRVRDAGVPLIVQVTDLDEAKRALDAGADLIVAQGGEAGGHGKGQATLPFVPVVVDLAGPTPVLAAGGIADGRGVAAALVLGAVGALVGTRFQASPEALVSPETAKAILDASGADTDRNRIVDIAREAGWPAEYTARTVRDSFLAEWHDREDEPEAARRAYRAAVDSGAIASQPVWAGQAADLITAIEPAADLVDRLAAEAEQALSRAGRD; this is encoded by the coding sequence ATGGCGCTTCGAACCGTATTCACCGAGACTTTTGGCATCCGGCATCCGATCGCGCTGGCTCCGATGGGTGGCTCCGCCGGCGGCGCGCTGGCCGCGGCGGTGTCCAACGGCGGTGGCCTCGGACTGATCGGTGGCGGCCGAGGCGATCGTGAGTGGCTGGATCGCGAGGTGGCGCTGGCGACCGCGGCCACGGACCGGCCGTGGGGGATCGGCTTCCTCACCTGGGCCGTCGACGCCGAGGTCATCGCGTGGGCGTTGGAAAAACGGCCGAGTGCGCTGATGCTGTCGTTCGGCGATCCGATGCCGTTCGCATCGCGCGTACGCGACGCCGGCGTACCGTTGATCGTGCAGGTCACCGACCTCGACGAGGCCAAGCGCGCGCTGGATGCCGGCGCAGACCTGATCGTCGCGCAAGGTGGCGAGGCCGGCGGTCACGGCAAGGGCCAGGCGACGCTGCCGTTCGTACCCGTTGTGGTCGACCTGGCCGGGCCGACGCCGGTGCTGGCCGCCGGTGGCATCGCCGACGGTCGTGGCGTCGCGGCGGCACTCGTGCTCGGTGCCGTCGGAGCGTTGGTCGGTACGCGGTTCCAGGCGAGTCCGGAGGCGTTGGTGTCGCCGGAGACCGCCAAGGCGATCCTCGACGCGTCCGGCGCGGACACCGATCGCAACCGCATCGTCGACATCGCGCGTGAGGCCGGATGGCCGGCGGAGTACACCGCGCGTACGGTCCGCGACAGCTTCCTGGCGGAGTGGCACGACCGCGAGGACGAACCGGAGGCGGCCAGACGTGCCTATCGAGCGGCGGTTGACAGCGGCGCGATCGCCAGCCAGCCGGTGTGGGCCGGCCAGGCGGCCGACCTGATCACCGCGATCGAACCGGCCGCCGACCTGGTCGACCGTCTCGCCGCCGAGGCCGAGCAGGCACTCAGCCGCGCCGGGCGGGACTGA
- a CDS encoding aldo/keto reductase: protein MGMSQAYGAGDETESIATIHRALDLGVTLLDTANVYGEGHNEELVGRAIAGRRDEVVLATKFGIVRDDAGQGTRGDPAYVKQCCEESLRRLNVDHIDLYYQHRVDPKVPIEETWGALAELVAEGKVGHLGISEAGPVSIRKAYAVHPITALQSEWSLWTRGIEGDVVPVCRELGIGIVPFSPLGRGFLTGAVTSVEQLDKDDMRRNLPRFADGNIDRNLAIVAALKALAERKGVTAGQLALAWVQRKGEDVVPIPGTKRRGYLEQNVAAATLELSDADLAEIEAAAPADAVAGERYPAALAKNVAE, encoded by the coding sequence ATGGGGATGAGCCAGGCCTACGGCGCCGGCGACGAGACCGAGTCGATCGCCACCATCCACCGTGCGCTCGACCTCGGCGTCACGCTGCTGGACACCGCCAACGTGTATGGCGAGGGCCACAACGAGGAGCTGGTCGGCCGCGCGATCGCCGGTCGCCGCGACGAGGTCGTGCTGGCCACCAAGTTCGGCATCGTCCGCGACGACGCCGGGCAGGGGACGCGCGGCGACCCGGCGTACGTGAAGCAGTGCTGCGAGGAGTCGTTGCGCCGGCTCAACGTCGACCACATCGACCTCTACTACCAGCACCGCGTCGACCCCAAGGTGCCGATCGAGGAGACCTGGGGTGCGCTGGCCGAGCTGGTGGCCGAGGGAAAGGTCGGTCATCTCGGCATTTCCGAGGCCGGTCCGGTGTCGATCCGCAAGGCGTACGCGGTGCATCCGATCACCGCGCTGCAGAGCGAGTGGTCGTTGTGGACCCGCGGCATCGAGGGCGACGTGGTGCCGGTGTGCCGCGAGCTGGGGATCGGCATCGTGCCGTTTTCTCCGCTCGGCCGCGGATTCCTGACCGGCGCGGTCACCTCGGTCGAGCAGCTCGACAAAGACGACATGCGGCGCAACCTGCCCCGCTTCGCGGACGGGAACATCGATCGCAACCTGGCGATCGTTGCAGCGCTAAAAGCGTTGGCGGAGCGCAAAGGCGTCACCGCCGGACAGCTCGCGCTTGCCTGGGTCCAGCGCAAAGGCGAGGATGTCGTGCCGATTCCCGGTACGAAGCGGCGCGGCTATCTCGAGCAGAATGTCGCGGCCGCCACGTTGGAACTGTCGGACGCGGATCTCGCCGAGATCGAGGCCGCCGCTCCGGCCGACGCGGTCGCCGGCGAGCGTTATCCGGCGGCATTGGCGAAAAATGTCGCCGAATGA
- the carB gene encoding carbamoyl-phosphate synthase large subunit produces MPRRTDLAHVLVIGSGPIVIGQACEFDYSGTQACRVLRAEGLKVSLVNSNPATIMTDPEFADATYIEPLTPEFVEKVIAAERPDALLATLGGQTALNVAVALHERGVLDKYGVELIGADIEAIQRGEDRQRFKDIVRSVGAEVPRSRVCHSLDEVMSTVDELGYPVVLRPSFTMGGLGSGMAHDEEQLRRMSTTGLAASPVHEVLIEESVLGWKEYELELMRDRNDNVVVVCSIENVDAMGVHTGDSVTVAPALTLTDREFQRLRDVGIAVLREVGVDTGGCNIQFAVNPADGRLVVIEMNPRVSRSSALASKATGFPIAKIAAKLAIGYTLDEIRNDITGVTPASFEPTLDYVVVKIPRFAFEKFPAADAELTTTMKSVGEAMSLGRSFPEALGKAMRSMETPAAGFWTAAEQESTVDELLEALRTPHDGRLYTVERALRAGASLEQVCEASAYDPWFVDQIAFVGEVGAEVRDAPTLTPDLLRKAKRAGLSDRQLAALRPEMAGEDGVRTLRHRLGVRPVFKTVDTCAAEFAATTPYHYSAYESDPAAESEVEPSDRPKVLILGSGPNRIGQGIEFDYSCVHAALTLRDAGYETVMVNCNPETVSTDYDTSDRLYFEPLTFEDVLEVFHVEDSTGRAAGGPGVVGVIVQLGGQTPLGLARKLEAAGLPIVGTPPSAIHRAEERGAFGALLAKAGLPAPKHGMATSFAEAKAIANDIGYPVLVRPSYVLGGRGMEIVYDDETLEGYIQRATQINPEHPVLVDRFLDDSIEIDVDALCDGTEVYLGGVMEHIEEAGIHSGDSACVLPPITLGRSTIQDVRAATEAIAFGLGVRGLLNVQYALKDDVLYVLEANPRASRTVPFVSKATAVPLAKAAARVMLGASIAQLREEGILVPSGDGAESLAEAPIAVKEAVLPFKRFRTTEGKGVDSLLGPEMKSTGEVMGIDTAFGTAFAKSQSAAYGSLPLSGKVFVSLANRDKRAMVFPVKRLADLGFEIMATAGTAETLRRHGIETTLVAKHFERTAPGVPTSLDLIRDGEIDLVLNTPYGNSGPRVDGYEIRSAAVSRDIPCITTVQGATAAVMGIEALIRGDIDVRPLQRLHAYLRQAAE; encoded by the coding sequence ATGCCTAGGCGCACGGATCTCGCGCACGTGCTCGTGATCGGCTCCGGCCCGATCGTCATCGGCCAGGCCTGCGAGTTCGACTACTCCGGCACCCAGGCCTGCCGGGTTTTGCGTGCCGAGGGACTGAAAGTCAGCCTGGTCAACTCCAACCCGGCGACCATCATGACCGACCCGGAGTTCGCCGACGCGACCTACATCGAGCCGCTGACACCGGAGTTCGTGGAGAAAGTCATCGCGGCCGAGCGGCCGGACGCGCTGCTCGCGACGCTAGGCGGACAGACCGCGCTGAATGTCGCTGTCGCGCTGCATGAGCGCGGCGTACTCGACAAATACGGCGTGGAGCTGATCGGCGCCGACATCGAGGCCATCCAGCGCGGCGAGGATCGCCAGCGGTTCAAGGACATCGTCCGGTCGGTCGGCGCCGAGGTGCCGCGCTCGCGGGTCTGCCACTCGCTGGACGAGGTGATGTCCACTGTGGACGAGCTCGGCTATCCGGTCGTGCTGCGGCCGAGTTTCACCATGGGTGGCCTCGGATCCGGGATGGCGCACGACGAGGAGCAGCTGCGCCGGATGTCGACCACCGGCCTGGCCGCCAGTCCGGTGCACGAGGTGCTGATCGAGGAGAGCGTGCTCGGGTGGAAGGAGTACGAGCTCGAGCTGATGCGTGATCGCAACGACAACGTCGTGGTCGTCTGCTCCATCGAAAACGTCGACGCGATGGGCGTCCACACCGGTGACTCGGTCACCGTCGCGCCGGCTTTGACGTTGACCGACCGGGAATTCCAGCGGCTACGCGATGTCGGCATCGCCGTGCTGCGCGAGGTCGGCGTCGACACCGGCGGCTGTAACATCCAGTTCGCGGTGAACCCGGCGGACGGCCGGCTGGTCGTCATCGAGATGAATCCACGGGTTTCCCGGTCCTCGGCGCTCGCGTCGAAGGCCACCGGCTTCCCGATCGCCAAGATCGCGGCGAAACTGGCGATCGGCTACACGCTCGACGAGATCCGTAACGACATCACCGGTGTCACGCCGGCCAGTTTCGAGCCGACGCTGGACTATGTGGTCGTCAAGATCCCGCGGTTCGCCTTCGAGAAGTTCCCGGCCGCCGACGCCGAGCTGACGACGACGATGAAGAGCGTCGGCGAGGCCATGTCGCTCGGCCGGAGTTTTCCCGAGGCACTCGGCAAAGCGATGCGGTCGATGGAGACTCCCGCGGCCGGTTTCTGGACCGCGGCCGAGCAGGAGTCCACTGTGGACGAACTGCTCGAGGCCCTGCGTACGCCGCACGACGGCCGGCTTTACACCGTCGAACGCGCGCTGCGCGCCGGCGCGTCGCTGGAGCAGGTCTGTGAGGCGTCCGCGTACGATCCGTGGTTCGTCGACCAGATCGCTTTCGTCGGTGAGGTCGGCGCCGAGGTGCGCGACGCGCCGACGCTGACGCCGGATCTGTTGCGCAAAGCCAAACGCGCGGGTCTGTCGGACCGCCAGCTGGCCGCGCTGCGGCCGGAAATGGCTGGCGAGGACGGCGTACGCACGCTGCGGCACCGGCTCGGCGTGCGGCCGGTCTTCAAGACCGTCGACACCTGCGCGGCCGAGTTCGCGGCGACCACGCCGTACCACTATTCGGCCTATGAGTCCGATCCGGCGGCCGAGTCGGAGGTCGAGCCCAGCGACAGGCCGAAAGTGCTGATCCTCGGCTCCGGTCCGAACCGGATCGGGCAGGGCATCGAGTTCGACTATTCGTGCGTACACGCGGCACTGACGCTGCGGGACGCCGGATACGAGACCGTGATGGTCAACTGCAACCCGGAAACCGTGTCGACCGACTACGACACCTCCGACCGGCTGTATTTCGAGCCGCTCACTTTCGAGGATGTCCTTGAGGTTTTCCACGTCGAGGACTCCACCGGCAGGGCGGCCGGTGGACCGGGAGTGGTCGGCGTCATCGTGCAGCTCGGCGGCCAGACGCCGCTCGGCCTGGCGCGCAAGCTGGAGGCCGCCGGACTGCCGATCGTCGGCACGCCGCCGTCCGCCATCCACCGAGCTGAGGAACGCGGCGCTTTTGGCGCTCTGCTGGCCAAAGCCGGCCTGCCGGCGCCGAAACACGGGATGGCGACCAGCTTCGCCGAGGCGAAGGCGATCGCCAACGACATCGGCTATCCGGTGCTGGTGCGGCCGTCGTACGTGCTCGGCGGCCGCGGCATGGAGATCGTCTACGACGACGAGACGCTGGAGGGTTACATCCAGCGCGCCACGCAGATCAACCCCGAACATCCGGTGCTGGTGGACCGTTTTCTGGACGATTCCATTGAAATCGACGTCGACGCGCTGTGCGATGGCACCGAGGTCTATCTCGGTGGCGTGATGGAGCACATCGAGGAGGCCGGCATCCACTCCGGCGACTCGGCCTGTGTGCTGCCGCCGATCACGCTCGGCCGGTCGACCATCCAGGACGTACGCGCGGCGACCGAGGCGATCGCCTTCGGCCTGGGCGTACGCGGCCTGCTGAATGTGCAGTATGCGCTCAAAGACGACGTTTTGTATGTGCTGGAAGCCAATCCGCGTGCGTCGCGTACAGTTCCGTTCGTGTCCAAGGCAACCGCCGTGCCGCTGGCCAAGGCAGCCGCGCGCGTGATGCTCGGCGCCTCGATCGCGCAGTTGCGCGAGGAAGGCATCCTGGTGCCGTCCGGCGACGGCGCGGAGTCGCTTGCCGAGGCGCCGATCGCGGTCAAGGAGGCGGTGCTGCCGTTCAAGCGGTTCCGTACGACCGAAGGCAAAGGCGTCGACAGCCTGCTCGGCCCGGAGATGAAGTCGACCGGTGAGGTGATGGGGATCGACACGGCTTTCGGCACGGCGTTTGCCAAGTCGCAGTCAGCCGCGTACGGATCGTTGCCGCTGTCCGGAAAGGTCTTCGTATCGCTGGCCAACCGGGACAAGCGCGCGATGGTGTTCCCGGTGAAGCGGTTGGCCGACCTCGGTTTCGAGATCATGGCGACCGCCGGCACCGCCGAGACGCTGCGCCGGCACGGCATCGAGACGACGCTGGTCGCGAAGCATTTCGAGCGGACGGCGCCGGGCGTGCCGACCAGTCTCGACCTGATCCGCGACGGCGAGATCGACCTCGTTCTCAACACACCGTACGGAAACTCCGGTCCGCGCGTGGACGGTTACGAGATCCGCAGTGCCGCGGTCTCGCGCGACATTCCGTGCATCACCACGGTGCAGGGTGCCACCGCGGCGGTGATGGGGATCGAGGCGCTGATCCGTGGCGACATCGACGTGCGGCCGCTGCAGCGGCTGCACGCCTACCTCCGACAGGCAGCTGAGTGA
- a CDS encoding histidine phosphatase family protein gives MTLTLTYETHSITEDNENGIATGWLPGRLSARGRLLAAELGVRRRTDDLAAVFTSDLARAVETARLAFAGRDIAIHQDERLRECDYGDLNGCSVADLAAVRRQHIDTPFAGGQSYQDVVAATASFVEECSQKWDGRHILVIAHSANRWALQVLLAGARLADLVDAPFQWQEGWTYEISTGWVSPARRG, from the coding sequence ATGACACTGACGCTGACGTACGAGACGCACTCGATCACCGAGGACAACGAAAACGGCATCGCCACCGGCTGGCTGCCTGGCCGGCTGTCCGCTCGCGGCCGGTTGCTCGCTGCTGAGCTCGGCGTACGGCGCCGGACCGACGATCTCGCCGCGGTTTTCACCTCGGACCTGGCACGTGCGGTCGAGACCGCGCGGCTGGCTTTTGCCGGCAGAGACATCGCGATCCATCAGGACGAACGGCTGCGCGAGTGCGACTACGGCGACCTCAATGGCTGCTCGGTGGCCGATCTCGCGGCCGTACGCCGGCAGCACATCGACACACCGTTCGCGGGCGGACAGAGCTATCAGGACGTCGTCGCGGCGACCGCGTCTTTCGTCGAGGAATGTAGCCAAAAATGGGATGGAAGGCACATTCTGGTCATCGCTCACTCGGCCAACCGCTGGGCGCTGCAGGTGTTGCTGGCCGGCGCGCGGCTGGCGGACCTGGTGGACGCGCCGTTTCAGTGGCAGGAAGGTTGGACGTACGAGATCTCCACTGGCTGGGTCAGTCCCGCCCGGCGCGGCTGA